The Reichenbachiella carrageenanivorans region AAAGACTGATTTTTTCATGAGCCAGATTGAATTCGTCTGCTGTTTCTACAACAAAACCTTCTTTAGACAGATACTCCGAAATACTTTCGGCAAGCCCTTTTTCATCTTCAACAACCAAAATTTTCACGCGTACTTTCTTTTAAAACTAGACCGTAAATATAGGATTTGAATTCTGTAAACATTTTGGAATTTGCGCTTTCTAGATTCCCAATTGTTTCCAAAGTCGGTTTATAGGTTTGTCTCATATTTTTTTAAACAGCAAATATGTGTGAGCAAATGACAAAAAGTAGAAGCAAATTAAAGCTCCTGATTTTGATGACAATAATGAATGGAGCATGGAATGCCGTGTTGGGGCAAACATTGGATTTGGCAAAAAGCCTAGAAATGGCCAAAGCTAACTATTCAAGCATTCAAGCCAAACGCGCCCTTTCTGAAGCGACACTACAAGAAGTAGGGGCGACCAAAAACATATACATGCCGAAGTTGATGCTACAGCATCAATATACCTATTCAACTGGCAACAGTGTAGAAGGTGGTTTTTTCCCCAACGAAGGTACGATTTCACCGTCAGGAGGTATCCGTACTGAAAACATAAATCAGGGTGCATATGGGAGTTTTACCTCGGCTATTATGGAGTGGGATGTTTTCAGTTTTGGAAAGCAATCATCTAATGTAAGAGCAGCTAAAGCAGATGCCAATGCTGGTCAGTTGGATCTTGAGAACGAGATATTTCAGCATCAAATCAGAGTAGCTGATGCCTATCTATTATTGTTGGTGTCAGAAAAACTAACCGAAGTACAAGAGCATAATGTAATACGAGCGAAAAACTTTAGTGATGCGGTAGATGCAGGTGTCAGAGCCCAGCTTCGAGCCGGTGTTGATAGTTCATTGGCGCATGCCGAATATGCACGGGCTAGGGTGCTTCTGCTAGAAAGTCAGCGCAATGAACAGATGAGAAAATATCGTCTGATCGAGCTTTTAGGAGAGGATGCACAGACCTTTTCATTGGAAATTGATAGTATGAGTTTTTGTTCGCAGTTGCCAGTTGTAGGTTTTGCAAATATGGAGATCGATCAAAACCCATTGCTCAGAATGCAGCAAGCCAAAATCGAAGCTGCAGGGCAGCGAGCCTTAGCAATGAAGCGAAGTTTTATGCCAACGGTGTCATTAGTAGCTGCTGGCTGGGCAAGAGGTGCTGGCGTCGATAATGCTGATGGTTCTTACCATACAGATTTTGCTAACGGAACTCAGTACCAAGTGAGCAATTATCTGCTTGGCGTGACTGCCAAATGGAGGGTTACCGATGGTTTTTTAATCAGAAATAGATACAAAAAACTCCAATATATCACTGATCAGAATACACAGCAATTTTATCAGCAACAAAACATGCTGAAACGTCAAGCGACCGAATCAGAAATGCAGTATCGCATTATGATGGAAAAGGCCCGAACCATACCACTACAAATGAAAGCCGCAAAGCAGGCTTATACCCAAGCAGAAGCGCGATATGAAAATGGATTGAGTGACCTGTCGACACTACTTCAAAGTATGGTTGTGCTCAATCAAGCAGAGGCAGATTTAGCCATAGCCTATAGTAATGTGTGGAGATCACACCTAATGGTAGCTGCTGCAAAAGGAGATTTGACGTCATTTTTCGATTCGCTCTAATCAAGGCGAGTCCTATTAAAAATTAATTAAAGGATTATGTTAAAACTAATAAAATCTGCCTTACAGAAACCTATATCAGTGATGGTAGGTATCATAGGCATTCTGTTTTTTTCGGTGATTTCCATCAAGGAAATTCCTGTTGATATATTTCCAGAATTGGAATTGCCATCGATATATATTATTCAGCCCTATGGAGGAATGGCACCTGATCAGATGGATGGGTTTATTACTACTCGGTATCAGGATCATTTCCTGTATGTATCAGGAGTTCGAGATGTCGAAGTACGTACCATACAAGGGATGTCTATTCTGGAATTGAAATTTTACCCAGGAACGGACATGGGAGAAGCGGCCGCTGAAGTGGCTAATAATATAGCAAGAACAAAGGCTTATATGCCAGAAGGTACAGTGCCGCCTCAAGTTTTGCGATTTGATGCCAGCTCAGTACCAGTAGGGCAGTTGGTGTTTGAGAGTGAGACGCATACGCTCAATGAAATACAAGACTTGGCTTCTTCGCGTGTTCGACCTATGTTTTCGAAAATAGAGGGAGTATCGAGCCCGCCGCCACTTGGAGGAAATCAGCGAAGTATTGTGATCAAAGTAGATCCAAAACAACTGAGAAGTTATAAAGTGACTCCAGAGGAAGTGATCAAGGCAGTGATTGCCAACAACCAGCCTTCTCCTGCGGGGAATGTTAGAATCGGAAATAAAGCATTGATGGCGCCTATCAATTCACTCATCGATGACCCACAGGAGTTTCTCGATGTGCCTATCCGAACAGGGTCAGGGCCGTCTGTTTTTATCAGAGATGTAGCCACTGTCGAAGATGCTGCAGATATTACAGTCGGATTTGCCCTTATTCAAGGTAAGCGTGCAGTTTATATACCAGTGGTGAAAAAGGCAGATGCCTCTACGCTTTCTGTGGTGAATAATATAAAAGAAGCATTGCCTCGATTGCAGCATGCAGTACCTGAAGATGTTAAAATTTCCTATCAGTTTGATCAGTCTGTTTATGTATCCAATTCACTCAAGAGTTTAATTGTGGAAGGAATTCTCGGTGCCTTACTAACAGGGCTTATGGTGTTTTTGTTTTTAAAAGATTGGAGAAGTGTAATCATTGTGGTGGTTACTATTCCTGTGTCGGTTCTTTGTTCTGTGATGATCTTAAATCTGTTTGGGCAAACGATCAATATTATGACCTTGAGTGGATTGGCACTATCTATTGGGATATTGGTAGATGAGGCTACGATCACTATCGAAAACATTCACCAGCATCTAGAAATGAAGAAAACTAAAGCCATGGCGATTTGGGAAGCATGTAAAGAAATCGCATTTCCTAAGTTGCTAATTCTGCTATGTATTTTGGCTGTTTTCTTACCCGCTTTGGTCATGCATGGCGTACCTAGGTCTATGTTTTTACCCTTGTCGTTGGCTGTAGGGTTTGCGATGATAGCCTCCTTTTTACTATCTCAAACTTTAGTGCCTGTATTATCCAATTGGTTATTGAAAGGTCATGTTTCAATACCAAAGAGTGAAGAACTTACAGGTTTTGATCGATTCAAAGATCGATACCTCAAGTTGCTCGGCGAGATAATGGAAAAACGAAAATGGTGGGTTGGCGGATATTTGGTGATAGCTCTGGGTATTGCAGGATTATCATTTTATGTGATCGGTACAGATATTTTGCCTCATGCCAATAGTCATCAGTTTCAGCTCCGACTCAAAGCTGCAGATGGGACTCGTGTAGAGCGTACCGAAGAAATGACACTGAAAGTACTCGACTTGATTGATGAGGAAGTGGGAGAGGAGAATGTGGTCATTACTTCTGCCTATGTGGGCAACGTGCCTACGAGTTACGGTTCGGCGCAAGCCTTTGTGTTTAATAGTGGCCCTCATGAAGCGGTGATGCAAGTAGCACTGGATGAATCGTATCCCGTAAAAATGGATGAACTTAAAGAAAGGCTTCGTGCAAGAGTTTCTGAAAATATGCCTGAGCTAAAAGTGTCTTTTGAACCTATTGAGCTCGTAGATAAGATTATGAGTCAGGGTGCTGCTACGCCTATAGAGGTTCGAGTGGCCGCAAAAGATATCATACAGGCATATGGCTTTGCAGAGAAGATACGTGTCAATATGGGAAAGATTCCATTCTTGCGTGACGTACAGATCAAACAGCCAATGAATTATCCTACACTAAATATAGACATTGATCGTGCACGTGCGGGACAATTAGGGGTCACGCCAGTTCAGGTAGCGAAGTCCATGGTGGCAGCTACTTCTTCGAGTCGGTTTACAGATAAAAACCTTTGGTTGGACAATTCTAAAGGGTTGGCCTATCAGGTACAGGTACAAATACCAGAGCATGAAATGTCTTCTGTGAATGATGTGGCCAATATTCCGTTGCAAGCTGGGGCGGCACGACCAGCACTGGCCGATGTGGCTACTATTTCTCAGGAGGTTAGCCCAGGACAATATGACCGTACGGGGCCAAACCGGTTGGTAACCATTACTGCTAATATTCAAGAAAAGGATTTGGGTGCAGCCAAAAAAGCTGTGCAGCATGCGATTGATCAGACTGGCGAGCCCCCTCGGGGTATGATCGTAGAATCGAAGGGTTTAGCTCAATTGCTTACGGAGACTTTAGATAGCTTACAGGGAGGTTTACTTGTCGCAATTGTAATTATTTTCTTACTCCTTACGGCCAATTATCAATCATTCAAACTATCACTTGTAGTACTATCATCTATCCCTGCTGTGCTGGCAGGGTCACTGATGATGTTGCTGCTCTGTGGAGCCACACTCAATTTGCAGTCCTATATGGGGATGATTATGTCGTTAGGCGTTTCGGTGTCCAATGCCATTTTGATGGTCACTAATGCAGAGAGTATTAGACTGGAAGAGAAAGATGCACGTAAGGCGGGGTTGATGGCTGCTAATGGAAGAATACGTCCCATCATTATGACCAGTATCGCCATGATTATGGGTATGGCACCTATGGCCTTAGGTATGGGAGAAGGTGGCGATCAAGTTTCTCCATTGGGGCAGGCAGTGATCGGAGGGCTTATTGCCTCTACACTGGCATCGTTACTTATTCTGCCAAGTACTTTTAGCTTGTTGCAAGCCAAGGCAGGTTTTGATTCTGTGTCTTTAGATCCTGAAGACGTAGAGAGTAAATATTTTCAAAAACAATCGTGAAAAAGAGTTTAAAAATTAAAGAGATGTATAAAGCAATAGAAAGAGTAGGGTGCTTGATTGTGATCGCTGTACTCATACAATCATGTAGTCATGGGGCTAAATCTAATGAGAGCCCAAAGACATTGGTTCCCGAAGTTGAAATAACTAATGTGCAAGAAAAGACTCCTTCTAGACAGGTTGTGCTGCCAGGAGAACTGAAGCCATGGAACAAAGTAGATATTCTGGCCAGAGTCCGAGGCTATGTAGGAGGGATTCATGTAGATAGAGGGAGTATGGTGAAAAAAGGGCAGGTTTTGACTGTTTTGGAAGCGCCCGAAGTGGTGGCGGAATTAGGCAATGCTCAGGCGCAATACGAGACAGCCAAAGCAGGTGTGATAGAGCAAGAGGCTCGACTAAGGTCTAGTAAACTGACCTATAATCGCCTGATGGTGACGAGCAAGACTCCTGGCGCAGTATCAGCTAATGAAATAGATATGGCCTATGCTCGAATGATGGTGGATAGTGCTGCCACAGTATCAAGAGAGGGCTTGTTGGAGGCTGCGCGGGCTAAGCTGGTCTCGCAGCGCCAGTTGGTGAAATACCTAACTGTAAGGGCACCTTTCAACGGGATCATTACGGCAAGGAATGTGAGCCCAGGGACGCTTGTGGGATCGGGAGGCAACCAAGGGCTTCCCATGTTTGTGCTAGAGGACAGATCAAGATTACGGTTGACTGTAGCCATTCCAGAGCGCATGACGAATGCTATTCCTAAAGACAGTGAAGTAAGCTTTGTAGTCGCGGCTAATCCAGGTGATAGCTTTGTGGGGCACTATGCACGAAGTGCCAATAGTCTGGAAGAGATGAATCGTTCTATGCTTACTGAATTTGATGTAGACAATAAATCTGGCGAATTGAAATCTGGAATGTATGCTGAAGTTACTTTGCCTTTGGTGCGTAATGAGGCTACTTTGTTTGTGCCTGCTTCTGCATTGGTGCATACGTCGGAAGGCGTATACGTAATTAAAACGGTGGGTAATACCGCAGAATGGGTAAGCGTGGAGAAAGGAAACCAAATTGAAGATTTGGTGGAAGTATTTGGAGCGATAGAAGCAAAACAAAATATTTTATTGGTAGGTAACCCTGAAATTAGAAATGGACAAAGGGTGAACATAGCACCATCCAAGTCTTAATTTTTTATTTTAGGTGATGGGTCGAAACTTATGTGCTTCGACCCATTTTTCATTAAAATCCGATCTCCATCTGCGCGATAAACAATAGGGCATCATCGGCAGTGTAATTGTCAATGTAAGAGGCACTGGCTTGTATTTTGAGCGTATGCCCTGCAATGAATTTGGAGACGTTTAGGGTGTAAATATTTTCTTTGTCTCCAATAGATTCACTTTCAGGTGCATTATATACATAGCGACCTGCAAATTCGAGATTATTTTTAAGTAGATAGCCTGCGGAAATATTGAAAGCTTCTCCTGTATAATAATATCGGGTGGTACCAGTTTCATCTATGCCATCATGAGGTCCATCAAGTATGGTTCTGATACCGTATTCCGACATCATTGAGAATCCATTGTATTTGAACATCGCGTCTATAAAAAGTGTGGAAAAATCCACTTCGGTATTTAGGAACCTCCCCAATTGTCCTCTTTCTCTGTTGTTGTTGTCGTTGAAGTCATAAGTAACTCCGATCGATAGTTTTGGCTTAGGTTCTCTCATCAGGTCAGAACCGAAATAATCTCCTTTCTTTTTGAATTTGCCAAAAGGAAGAATCTCACCTCTTACTGTATAGTCATAGCCATTAGAACTATTCGAAATAGTCACATTTCGACCTTCACCCATAGAAATAGATGCAATTTCACGCAACACCATTTGACCAATTGTATGTTCGTGATGTAGTTGTATCCCAATGTCTCGGTCTAGCGTGTATCGATTGTTGAGCTGACTACGCTCTGTGAATTGCAAGGCGCCAGAAGAAATCACCCTTTCTCTGTTGCCAGGTAGTTTTGTTTGACCTACCCAGAGGTGCCAATTTTTCCGAAAATGCCATTTGAGCGCAGCGTCTAGGACGATGTTGGCTGCTCCAGAGTTTTCATTGTAAAAACTACCCTGATCGCGGTTGGATAGCCCCAGTTCAATTTTGTATTCGATTCGTGGGTCATACAAAAAACCTTTGAATTTTAAGCGATACCGTCTTATTAGAAACTGATCCGCATATTCTTCTGAGTCAAAGTCGTAGAGGCCTAGGTATTGTGTTTGAAATCTGAGATTGATTTGCGTACTAAAAGTCGAATCTTTGTCAACGAACCGTAATCCGTTCCCGATTTTACTGCCGTCGAATGATTGAGCTTGGGCCATAACGGCACAGGTAGCCAAAGCTAAAGTGAAGTAAAAAAGTTTCATATTTTCTGAATATAAGCCGCGAAGATACCCTGCCAAACTTGCTTACTAGTTAATTAAAGGTTTCCTTAATGTTAAGCAATTGTTAACAAAATGAAGAAATGCTGCTTAAATGATTCAGAGCCTATGCAAAAAGATAAGCGCGAGGGGTAATATAAAAAATATGAAAAGGATATAGAAAAAACCAATGACACGGTATTGCATGGTCATAAGTCCAAATTGTCTCGCATAGCGAATAGGCAATTGATTGAGGTAGGGTATAACTAAGAAAAGAATGCTCCCTATCAAGTTGAATAAAAAGTGAACCACTGCAATACTTAAAGCAGCTTCAGATTTATTGAATGCAGCGATGAGTGCAGTAATGGTAGTACCCACATTGGCGCCTACAATGTAGGGGTATATTTTGCTCAAATGGATTTTTCCAGTAGCTCCCAATGGAACGATGATAGAGGTAGTGATAGAGCTAGATTGAATTCCGGCAGTTAGTACTGTGCCTAAACCAAATGAATTGAGTTTGTTTTTGAAAAACACTTCTTGAAAACGTTCTTCTGATGCACCTATCATCCTGTTGGAAATGATTTTGGATATAATCTTGATGGATGCAAATAATGCAATACAAGCTACAAGTACCAGTACGAATTTGTACTCGACAGAATCAATCAAAAAACCATTGATCATATCAAAGAAACTCAATCCCGATTCCTGTCCTTTTGCCGCAGGAGTATGAGACAAATTTAAAGCTGTGACGACTTGAGTAGAGAGTTTGGAGAGTACGTGGTAGTAATATTCCAATGGAAACAACACCATCACCGTCATGATATTGAAAAAGTCGTGCATTACGCCAGTCGCAATAGCATTTTTAAACTCTTTGTTGTCGGTGATATAACTAAGGGAGACAATGGTACTAGTCAGGGTAGTACCCATATTGGCACCCATGATCATGGGTACTGCATTCTCTAGAGTCATTCCTCCTGAGGCTACTACAGCTACTATGAGAGAAGTACTCGTAGAACTGCTTTGAATTACGGCAGTGATAAACAGTCCGATAAAGAGACTAATAAAAGGGTTGGAGGTAATGGCTAATACTTTGATTACCGTATCATTGCCAATTACATGAAAAGAGCTGGTCATTAGATCTAATGACCATAAGAATACCAATAAAGCGAGCGATATGCTCAGTATAAACTGTACTAGATTAAGTTTTTGTGTTGTACTACCTTCCATAATTCAAGCTGCAAAAGTAGAATAGTTTGACTTCTCATATATTACTAAATTGTTATGAAGTGAAAGGTAAAGTAGAACTGCTTGGGTTTATCCTTAACATTTATTTAAAATTGAGCTTCTTTAATATTATTAGCTTTGCAAGCATTTTAAAATCAATTCAGAAAAATAAATAACGATCTCGTGGAATACGGAATTTTTGACATTTTACAGTTAATAGGAGCACTAGGTTTCTTCATTTATGGGATGAAGGTAATGAGTGAATCTATTCAGAAGGCAGCGGGGGATTCATTGAGATCTGTCATGAGTATTATTACTTCCAATCGAGTGAGTGGAGTATTTACAGGTTTTTTAACCACAGCTATTATACAATCATCATCAGCGACTACCGTGATGGTGGTAAGCTTTGTAAATGCTGGATTGCTAAAACTAAGGCAAGCTATAGGTGTAATTATGGGAGCCAATATAGGCACCACCATTACAGGCGTTTTAATCTTGGTATTTGGATTTTCAAAGTTTAGTATATCGCATTACACTTTGCCTATCATAGCGGTGGGTTTTCCCATGCTATTTGCTAAAAAAGTAGAGTGGAAATACTGGGGTGAATTTTTAATTGGATTCTCCCTTTTGTTTATGGGATTGGATGCCTTGAAGCATGCAGTTCCTGATTTAAAGCAAAATCCGGAAATTCTGGAATGGATTGCTGATATTAATAACTTAGGATTTATATCTGTCATTATTTCGGTATTAATAGGTACTATTTTGACTGTCGTTGTTCAGTCTTCTAGTGCTGCAATGACCGTTACACTTATTATGTGTCATAACGGTTGGATTCCATTCGATATGGCAGCGGGTATTGTGCTGGGTGAGAATATCGGAACTACCATCACGGCTAACTTAGCTGCCTTGGTAGGTAACGTGCATGCTAAACGTGCGGCATTGTCTCACTTTATGTTCAACGTGTTTGGTGTGGTGTGGATGTTATTGGTGTTTAATCTGTACATCGGAACCATTGATTCTATAATGGTTTCATTTGACTTAGGTTCACCACTCAACGATACGGCATCGATCAACTGGGGGTTGATATGTTTTCATACCAGTTTTAACATTGTGAATACCTTAATTATGATTTGGTTCGTGCCTCAGATCGAGCAGATCGTAACCAAATTAGTTACCTCTAAGGATGAAGAAGATGAAGAATTTCACCTTGAGTTTATTGGGACTCAATTGATGCGTACAGCCGAATTGTCCTTGATGGAGGCTAGGAAAGAAGTAGTCAACTTTAGTAAGCAAGTTGTGAAGATGAGTAGGTTTGTTCAAGAGCTGGTCACTTCTGATGATAACAAAAGAATAGAGGCTCTAACGGAAAAAATATCTAAATATGAGGACAGAACAGATGAGTTGGAAATGGAAATCGACGATTATCTGGTGAAGGTGTCTGAGGGGAGATTGAGTACGGCTGCATCCGAAGAGATTCGTGCCATCATGAGTATCACAAGCGATTTAGAAAGGTCTGCGGATATTTTTATGAGAATGTCTCGTGAGATCAATAGAAAAAATAAGCACAACCTGACCTTCACTTCTGATCAGATTCTGAACATCCAAAAGATATTTGGATTGGTAGATGCTGCTTTGGCCGAAATGCACAAAAATTTGAAATCAGATTATTCAGAAGTGCTGTTGGAGGGTGCTCGAAAGAGTGAAGAAGCCATCAACAAAATGAAAAAAGAGCTTAGCAAGAAGCACTGGAAGAGCGTAGAAGAAAATCACTACGATGTCCAAACAGGCATTGTCTATAGAGATATTATCTTTGGCTGTGAGCGTATTGGAGATCACGTGATCAATGTTACAGAAAGCATTGTAGGAATAGAAGAACATGTTTCTGTACACCATCATCATTAATAAAAACATGAAAAAAGCAAAAGCCCGAATCTCATATGAAATTCGGGCTTTTGCTTTTTAAGGGCTATATCGTTTAATCTTTAACGAACTTGCCGCTACTGTTTGCACTTACGTCTACTTTTTCTGGAGCGCCGCGATAATACACTTTGCCGCTACTGCTGGCACGGCCTTCAATGCTACGATGAGCAGTCACTTGGGCTTTGCCAGAGCTGCTGATATTGGCTTCTACGTTTTCGCTATCCATGTTATAGGCATATAGTTTGCCAGAGCTACTGATGTCTAAGTCCTGGTATTTGGCCTTGCCAGAGAGTTCTACTTTTGCGCTACTAGAAATTTTAACTTCTAGGTATCTTACGTTGAGTACTAAGTTGGCCTTGCCAGAACTGCTTGCCCTAATTTCGAAATCTTCTGTTGCTATGGCATCTTCACCAGATATGGAAGCAGAAGAGCTAACGGATATTTCTTTTAGTTCGTCGGAGTAGGAGAGTTCAATATTTACATCCATAGAAGAGTAGTTTCCTTTTTTCATTCTAATGTAAAGTGTAGAGCCTTCTATATCGGTTTCTACTCGGTCTACATCGATTCCACGGGTTTCTATTTTTGCTTCGTTAGCGGCTCCTTGGCGTAGATTGACTTTGATGGATTGAGAGACTCGTATTTGATCGAATGTACCTAGGTTTCTTGTTTCGCTATTTTGTGCCTGAGCCAAATTGAAGGCAAGAGCCAGGATCACACAAATGAGGTGCTTTTTCATGAGTTCTTATATTTTGATTACGAATGATGGACTGGGGTAGCATCAAAAGGTTGCATATTTTGAAATAAAAAGCACCGTACTTTTGAAGGTTTGAACTGAGTGACCTATTTTTAGGGTTGTTAATTAACACGGAAAAGAATTAAAGACGCTTCATTGAGAAAAAGGTAGATAATATTTACCTTGGAGAAAGCCCCCTAGTGGGGCTTTCTTTTTTTTAGTAGCTTTGCGTTTTATTTCTTACGCATGAAAAAAGTCGCATTTTATACACTGGGTTGTAAACTCAATTTTTCTGAGACCTCTACGATATCAAGATTGTTTGAAGAGGAAGGCTATCAGAAAGTGGCCTTCGAAGAAAAGGCCGATATTTTCGTGATCAACACCTGTTCGGTCACAGAGAATGCAGATAAAAAATGTCGACAGATTGTAAAGAGCGCCAAGAAAAACTCACCAGATTCATTTGTAGTCATTATTGGTTGCTTTGCTCAGCTCAAGCCTAAAGAAATATCTGAAATACCAGGAGTAGATGCGGTATTGGGTGCTGCAGAAAAATTCAAACTGCTAGAACACTTAAAAGGTTTTGAAAAACAAAAAGAGGCTATCGTATGTGCTTCTGAAATTTCTAACGCTACCGAATTTAACAATGCGTATTCTATAGCTGACCGTACGAGAACTTTTCTAAAAGTACAGGACGGCTGTAATTATGGCTGTGCATTTTGTACCATTCCGTTGGCGCGTGGTAAGAGTAGAAGCGATACCATCGAAAATATTTTGAAATCTGCTCATGAGATTGCTCAAACAGAGGTGAAGGAAGTGGTGCTGACGGGTGTGAATATCGGTGACTTTGGTGTGCAAGATGGCCGGAGAAAAGAACGGTTTTTAGAACTGATACAAACACTCGATGAAGTGGAAGGGATCGAGAGATATCGCATTTCTTCTATTGAACCCAATTTGCTCAACAATCAAATTATAGAGTTTGTGGCGAAGAGCAAGAGGTTTGTCCCTCATTTTCATATCCCACTTCAGTCAGGTAGCAATAAGATTTTGAAGTTGATGAATCGTCGATATCTGCGAGAGCTGTATGTGGAGCGTGTGGCTAAGATCAAGCAAGAAATGCCAGATGCATGTATTGGGGTGGATGTGATCACGGGGTTTCCTGGCGAAACGCATGAGGATTTTTT contains the following coding sequences:
- a CDS encoding head GIN domain-containing protein produces the protein MKKHLICVILALAFNLAQAQNSETRNLGTFDQIRVSQSIKVNLRQGAANEAKIETRGIDVDRVETDIEGSTLYIRMKKGNYSSMDVNIELSYSDELKEISVSSSASISGEDAIATEDFEIRASSSGKANLVLNVRYLEVKISSSAKVELSGKAKYQDLDISSSGKLYAYNMDSENVEANISSSGKAQVTAHRSIEGRASSSGKVYYRGAPEKVDVSANSSGKFVKD
- the mtaB gene encoding tRNA (N(6)-L-threonylcarbamoyladenosine(37)-C(2))-methylthiotransferase MtaB; this encodes MKKVAFYTLGCKLNFSETSTISRLFEEEGYQKVAFEEKADIFVINTCSVTENADKKCRQIVKSAKKNSPDSFVVIIGCFAQLKPKEISEIPGVDAVLGAAEKFKLLEHLKGFEKQKEAIVCASEISNATEFNNAYSIADRTRTFLKVQDGCNYGCAFCTIPLARGKSRSDTIENILKSAHEIAQTEVKEVVLTGVNIGDFGVQDGRRKERFLELIQTLDEVEGIERYRISSIEPNLLNNQIIEFVAKSKRFVPHFHIPLQSGSNKILKLMNRRYLRELYVERVAKIKQEMPDACIGVDVITGFPGETHEDFLDTYNFINELPVSYLHVFTYSERANTHAVEMDGVVPKKERNERSNMLRILSEKKKHAFYESQLGKAFSVLLENDVKEGYMFGFTENYLKVKLPFQEDLVNQVRLVKMEAVNEEGTMDVLESVVV